A window of Acidobacteriota bacterium contains these coding sequences:
- a CDS encoding APC family permease, whose translation MKERVGLIRAVGVWGLVAFCINAVVGSGVYLLPGETFRLLGPFSLWAPLLFAIPVFILALCFAEAASHFDEPGGAYLYTREAFGDFIGFETGWMNTIARVTSLASLANGFVLSLARLFPATGEGVPRTLLIAFSLILFGVLHAIGIRLGARTIYLFTWGKLIPLIIFVIVAIAAFRINPIPISFSLPQGDVNWGNAALFLLFAYAGFENVGIPAGEYRNPKKDLPIALLMGMLAIAAVYSLVQLAAMSAMGDLSTSPTPIADAAAVVMGPVGVTLITIGAIISILGTNMGTTLEASRMIFALTRDRKPFRFLGYVHPSTHTPVWSIFLLVALAVPVAVAGTFATLALLSAGARLTTYLFTAAAVPRLRRLGTGFVTPGGLLVPILGVLVSLYLMTRLETKQLIALGIALLVGAAVYGVSVLAGGRVGAPPAAPPPADPAP comes from the coding sequence GTGAAGGAGCGCGTCGGGCTCATCCGTGCGGTCGGGGTCTGGGGTCTGGTCGCGTTCTGCATCAACGCCGTCGTCGGAAGCGGTGTCTATCTGCTGCCGGGGGAGACGTTCCGGCTGCTCGGCCCCTTCTCTCTCTGGGCTCCTCTCCTCTTCGCGATTCCGGTGTTCATCCTCGCCCTCTGTTTCGCGGAGGCGGCGAGCCACTTCGACGAGCCGGGCGGTGCCTATCTCTACACGCGTGAGGCGTTCGGCGACTTCATCGGTTTCGAGACCGGCTGGATGAACACGATCGCCAGGGTCACATCACTCGCATCGCTCGCCAACGGATTCGTGCTGTCGCTCGCCCGCCTCTTCCCTGCGACGGGCGAAGGCGTACCGAGAACGCTGCTCATCGCGTTCTCGCTGATCCTGTTCGGCGTTCTGCACGCGATCGGCATCCGGCTCGGCGCTCGGACAATCTATCTCTTTACCTGGGGAAAGCTGATTCCCCTGATCATCTTTGTGATCGTGGCGATTGCCGCCTTCCGCATCAATCCGATTCCGATCTCGTTCTCGCTGCCCCAGGGCGACGTCAACTGGGGGAACGCGGCGCTGTTTCTCCTCTTCGCCTACGCCGGATTCGAGAACGTCGGCATCCCCGCGGGTGAGTACCGCAACCCGAAAAAAGATCTGCCGATCGCGCTCCTGATGGGAATGCTGGCAATCGCCGCCGTCTACTCGCTCGTCCAGCTGGCGGCGATGAGTGCCATGGGAGATCTGTCGACCTCACCGACCCCGATCGCGGATGCCGCTGCGGTCGTGATGGGGCCGGTCGGGGTGACGTTGATCACGATCGGGGCAATCATCTCGATTCTCGGAACGAACATGGGAACGACGCTCGAGGCCTCCCGGATGATTTTCGCGCTGACCCGCGACCGGAAGCCGTTTCGCTTTCTCGGATACGTTCATCCGTCGACGCACACGCCGGTCTGGTCGATTTTCCTTCTGGTCGCCCTCGCCGTCCCGGTCGCAGTCGCGGGAACGTTCGCAACGCTCGCTCTGCTGAGCGCGGGCGCCCGGCTGACGACGTATCTCTTTACGGCGGCAGCGGTGCCTCGCCTCAGGCGGCTCGGAACAGGCTTCGTCACGCCGGGAGGACTCCTCGTCCCGATCCTCGGGGTGCTCGTCTCGCTCTATCTGATGACGCGGCTCGAGACGAAGCAGCTGATCGCCCTCGGAATTGCGCTTCTGGTGGGCGCGGCGGTCTACGGAGTTTCGGTACTCGCCGGAGGTCGTGTCGGCGCTCCACCCGCAGCGCCACCCCCCGCCGATCCGGCTCCCTGA
- a CDS encoding TerC family protein, whose amino-acid sequence MVEMLTDPQIWLALVTLTALEIVLGIDNIIFISILAGKLPLEQQAKARQLGLAAAMIARILLLFSIAWVIKLENPLFSVLGQELSGRDLILMGGGLFLLAKATFEIHDKLEGKEGEASKKTAATFGSVIFQIMLLDVVFSLDSVITAVGMADHISVMVAAVMIAVGVMMVSATAISNFVERHPTVKILALSFLLLIGMALVAESLDQHIPKGYIYFAMGFSVLVEMLNMRVRKVHDPVNLHERYAEETQGAGSAGGGAAGGAPTRPPASTETP is encoded by the coding sequence ATGGTCGAAATGCTGACTGATCCCCAGATCTGGCTTGCGCTCGTGACGCTGACGGCGCTCGAGATCGTTCTCGGAATCGACAACATCATCTTCATCTCGATCCTGGCGGGGAAACTCCCGCTGGAGCAGCAGGCCAAAGCGCGGCAGCTCGGCCTCGCCGCGGCGATGATCGCTCGAATTCTCCTCCTCTTTTCGATCGCGTGGGTCATCAAGCTCGAGAATCCGCTCTTCAGCGTCCTCGGGCAGGAGCTCTCGGGACGAGACCTCATTCTGATGGGTGGCGGACTCTTTCTGCTGGCGAAGGCGACCTTCGAGATTCACGACAAGCTCGAGGGAAAAGAAGGGGAGGCGAGCAAGAAAACCGCCGCGACGTTCGGATCGGTCATCTTTCAGATCATGCTTCTCGACGTCGTCTTCTCGCTCGATTCAGTCATCACCGCTGTGGGGATGGCGGATCACATTTCGGTCATGGTCGCCGCAGTCATGATTGCCGTGGGAGTCATGATGGTTTCGGCTACGGCAATTTCGAATTTCGTCGAACGGCATCCGACAGTCAAGATTCTCGCGCTGAGCTTTCTCCTGCTCATCGGAATGGCGCTGGTCGCGGAGTCACTCGATCAACACATTCCGAAGGGTTACATTTACTTCGCCATGGGCTTCTCGGTATTGGTGGAGATGCTGAACATGAGGGTCCGGAAGGTTCACGATCCGGTCAATCTCCACGAGAGGTACGCTGAGGAAACTCAGGGAGCCGGATCGGCGGGGGGTGGCGCTGCGGGTGGAGCGCCGACACGACCTCCGGCGAGTACCGAAACTCCGTAG
- the recG gene encoding ATP-dependent DNA helicase RecG, whose amino-acid sequence MTTAPALDSPVTVIPGVAEKRASLLNAAGVRTLGDLVRHLPSRYEDRRLRSDVADLASFIGTPVKLTGKIVSAHAKRSPVRRLGIFEAVLDDGTGRVSVVWFNQAWLKEKIARDMIITIWGQPRVNSKKRLQIENPDWSLASAEDAAEDSVIPVYPVLAGMTPAATRKLVHGAFEVLGAPEDPLTRELAEALGVGSLAETLVPVHFPAEIDEALTQCVRNARTRLAVEEFFAFQLMLAVSRMEEEAGRSRPPLEVGEELKGRIGRMLPFRLTGAQKRAVREIVADLESDRPMYRLLQGDVASGKTIVGLIAAVIVIRNRRQVAFMVPTEILAEQHFERIRGMLDAEGVRTDILTASVKGEQRRAVLRRIASAETDLVVGTHALIQEGVEFGNLGLAIVDEMHRFGVKQRRDLIRKGVVPDVLVMSATPIPRSMAIAAFADLDLSVIDELPPGRPGIRTVTRGSAQFEKIYRFVREEIESGAQAYFVFPLIDESEESAHAAIRKEIENLRRRFPGVRMEPLHGQMSSEEKDAVMRRFARGETKILVATTIVEVGIDVADATVMVIHDADRFGLSQLHQLRGRVGRGSRQSWCVAVRDERASEEGKRRLRLFASTPDGFELARIDLEQRGFGHLFGVRQSGANLFRYGDPLAQPELMERARAVARKALETEGLAKAKMLCEVLRQQVTTIHGKD is encoded by the coding sequence GTGACGACCGCTCCGGCTCTCGACAGCCCGGTCACGGTGATCCCCGGCGTCGCTGAGAAGCGCGCTTCGCTTCTCAACGCTGCAGGAGTCCGGACGCTCGGCGACCTCGTGCGCCACCTCCCCTCGAGATACGAGGACCGCCGCCTCCGCTCCGATGTCGCCGATCTCGCATCCTTCATCGGCACGCCGGTCAAGCTCACCGGAAAAATCGTCTCGGCCCATGCGAAGCGGAGCCCCGTCCGGAGGCTCGGGATCTTCGAGGCGGTCCTCGACGATGGGACGGGGAGGGTCTCGGTGGTCTGGTTCAATCAGGCGTGGCTGAAGGAGAAGATCGCCCGCGACATGATCATCACCATCTGGGGACAGCCTCGCGTCAACTCGAAAAAGCGGCTCCAGATCGAAAATCCGGACTGGTCCCTCGCTTCCGCGGAAGACGCCGCGGAGGATTCCGTGATCCCGGTCTACCCGGTGCTGGCGGGGATGACGCCGGCCGCCACCCGGAAGCTGGTGCACGGCGCCTTCGAGGTTCTCGGAGCCCCTGAGGATCCTCTGACGCGGGAGCTCGCCGAAGCGCTCGGTGTGGGCTCGCTCGCGGAAACGCTCGTGCCGGTCCACTTCCCGGCGGAGATCGACGAGGCTCTCACGCAATGCGTGCGCAATGCCCGCACGAGACTCGCCGTCGAGGAGTTTTTCGCCTTTCAGCTCATGCTCGCGGTGTCGCGGATGGAGGAGGAAGCAGGGCGATCCCGCCCGCCGCTCGAGGTCGGGGAAGAGCTGAAGGGTCGGATCGGGAGGATGCTTCCGTTCAGACTCACCGGGGCACAGAAGCGTGCGGTGCGGGAAATCGTCGCGGATCTCGAGTCCGACCGGCCGATGTACCGCCTGCTCCAGGGAGACGTCGCCAGCGGGAAAACGATCGTCGGGCTCATCGCCGCGGTCATCGTGATCCGCAATCGCCGCCAGGTCGCCTTCATGGTGCCGACCGAGATCCTCGCGGAGCAGCACTTCGAACGAATCCGGGGAATGCTCGACGCAGAGGGAGTCCGGACCGACATCCTCACGGCGTCGGTGAAGGGGGAGCAACGGAGGGCCGTCCTCAGGAGAATCGCTTCCGCAGAAACGGATCTCGTCGTCGGAACTCATGCGCTGATCCAGGAGGGAGTCGAGTTTGGTAACCTCGGGCTCGCGATCGTCGACGAGATGCACCGCTTCGGTGTGAAGCAGAGGCGTGACCTGATCCGCAAGGGAGTCGTGCCGGATGTTCTCGTCATGAGCGCGACGCCGATTCCCCGTTCGATGGCGATCGCGGCATTCGCCGACCTCGATCTTTCGGTCATCGACGAGCTCCCGCCGGGACGGCCCGGGATCAGAACCGTGACGCGGGGGAGCGCTCAGTTCGAAAAGATCTATCGGTTCGTACGGGAAGAAATCGAATCCGGGGCCCAGGCCTACTTCGTTTTCCCCCTCATCGACGAAAGCGAAGAGTCCGCTCATGCGGCGATCCGGAAAGAGATCGAAAATCTTCGGCGGAGATTTCCGGGCGTGCGGATGGAGCCGCTGCACGGCCAGATGAGCTCAGAGGAGAAGGACGCCGTGATGCGACGATTCGCGAGAGGGGAAACGAAGATCCTCGTGGCGACGACGATCGTCGAGGTCGGGATCGACGTTGCCGATGCGACCGTCATGGTGATCCACGACGCCGACCGGTTCGGGCTGTCCCAGCTGCATCAGCTGCGCGGGCGCGTCGGACGCGGCTCCCGCCAGTCGTGGTGCGTCGCCGTCCGTGACGAGCGCGCATCGGAGGAGGGGAAGCGGCGACTCCGTCTGTTCGCCTCGACCCCGGATGGCTTCGAGCTCGCCCGGATCGATCTCGAGCAGCGCGGCTTCGGACATCTCTTCGGGGTGCGGCAATCGGGCGCGAATCTTTTCCGGTACGGCGATCCGCTGGCGCAGCCGGAGCTGATGGAGCGAGCGCGCGCGGTCGCGCGGAAGGCGCTCGAAACGGAGGGACTCGCCAAAGCTAAGATGCTGTGTGAGGTATTGCGGCAGCAGGTGACGACAATTCATGGCAAAGATTGA
- a CDS encoding saccharopine dehydrogenase NADP-binding domain-containing protein — protein sequence MKITVLGCGLVGGLIAKDLAAGQGVEVLAVDVSEERLDSLNDIPRITTERVDLSDSSEIVRVIRDSDAVVGAVPGHFGYEMLRTVVEAGKPISDISFAPENALDLDGQAKRRGVAAVIDAGVSPGLSNLAVGRAAAGMDEVEEVTIYVGGLPLTRFWPWEYRSVFSPTDVIEEYLRPARLVENGIVVTKPALSEVELIDFPQVGTLEAFNTDGLRTIMHTIEATNMKEKTLRYPGHAERMRMLREAGFFSDEAVEIEGVRVRPRSLSERLLFDAWERPDGEREMTYLRVDVAGTRDGHRKELRYELYDETDDATGDSSMARTTGFPCAIIAGMLGRKEIELEGVLPLEMLGSDPELWERIISGLHARGVLFEEQTLVC from the coding sequence ATGAAAATCACCGTTCTTGGTTGCGGGCTCGTCGGGGGGTTGATCGCAAAGGATCTGGCGGCCGGCCAGGGGGTGGAAGTGCTCGCGGTGGATGTCTCGGAGGAGCGGCTCGATTCGCTGAATGACATCCCGCGAATCACGACGGAGCGTGTGGATCTGAGCGACTCGTCGGAGATCGTGCGGGTGATCCGCGACAGCGACGCGGTTGTCGGTGCGGTGCCGGGGCACTTCGGCTACGAGATGCTTCGGACGGTCGTCGAAGCGGGCAAACCGATCTCCGACATTTCATTCGCGCCCGAGAATGCGCTCGATCTCGACGGGCAGGCGAAGCGGCGCGGTGTGGCGGCCGTGATCGACGCGGGCGTATCGCCTGGGCTTTCGAATCTCGCGGTGGGACGTGCGGCGGCGGGGATGGACGAGGTCGAAGAGGTCACGATTTACGTGGGCGGCCTGCCGCTGACCCGGTTCTGGCCATGGGAGTACCGGAGCGTTTTTTCGCCGACGGACGTGATCGAGGAGTATCTCCGTCCGGCCCGGCTGGTCGAGAATGGGATCGTGGTCACGAAGCCGGCGCTGTCGGAAGTCGAGCTGATCGATTTTCCGCAGGTCGGAACGCTCGAGGCATTCAACACAGACGGGCTCCGGACGATCATGCACACGATCGAGGCGACGAACATGAAGGAAAAGACGCTTCGGTATCCGGGACACGCCGAAAGGATGCGAATGCTGCGGGAGGCCGGTTTTTTCTCCGACGAAGCCGTCGAGATCGAAGGCGTTCGTGTTCGACCCAGGTCGCTGAGCGAACGGCTGTTGTTCGACGCGTGGGAGCGTCCTGACGGAGAGCGGGAGATGACCTATCTCCGTGTGGATGTGGCTGGAACCAGGGATGGCCATCGAAAAGAGCTGAGGTATGAGCTCTACGATGAGACCGACGATGCGACGGGCGACTCGTCGATGGCGAGGACGACCGGGTTTCCCTGCGCGATCATCGCCGGGATGCTGGGCCGGAAAGAGATCGAACTCGAGGGAGTTTTGCCCCTGGAAATGCTCGGTTCCGACCCGGAGTTGTGGGAGCGAATCATCAGCGGGCTTCATGCCCGGGGAGTGCTATTCGAAGAGCAGACGCTCGTCTGCTGA